The stretch of DNA CGCGCCGGTTCCTCGTGTCGGAACGGGAGGTCCCGAAGACGCACGTCACCTTCTGCGGCTTCTGGCGCGAGGGCCACGCGGGGCGCTGAACAAGCCCTGGCACACTCGTACCGGTGGACGCTTTCGGACGGTTGCGCGACGAGGTCGCCGCGCATCCCTCCAACGCCTGGGCGACGGCGTTGGGCTGGCGGCCGCTGTTCGTCGCCGACCCCGCCGCGCGGGTGCTCATCATCAGCCAGGCGCCCGGTCGCCTCGCGCAGGAGTCCGGCATCCCGTGGAACGACCCGAGCGGTCGGCTGCTGCGGTCGTGGATGGGCGTCACCGACGACGAGTTCTACGACCCCCGCAACGTCGCCGTCCTGCCGATGGATTTCTACTTCCCCGGCAAGGGCACCAGCGGCGACCTTCCGCCGAGGCGCGACTTCGCGCAGCTCTGGCATCCACCGCTGCTCGAGCTGTTGACCGAGGTGCGGCTGACGATCCTCATCGGCTCGTATGCGCAGCGCCGCTACCTCGCCGGGCGTGCGGGGCCGACCCTCACCGACAACGTCCGGGCCGCGCCGAGCCTGCTGCCGCTGTTCCCGATCGTGCACCCGTCGCCGCTCGCCCGCGGCTGGCGCACCCGCAATCCGTGGTTCGCCGACGAGACCGTCCCACTGCTCCGGGCGCAGGTGCGGGAGGCGCTCGACGGCTGGCCGTGAACCGAGACTCGCGTCGCATCGCGACGGGCCTGGCGAATCCCCGGTCGCTGAGCCGCCGCGCAGCGGCCCAGCGATGCGACGAGTCGGCAGAGTGCGCTGAGGCTTCGACCCCGGTGCAAAGTCCCGTCATTTCGCGACGGGCCTGGCGGCCCTCCTCAATGACCAGGCATTCCCGGTCGCTGAGCCGCCGCGCAGCGGCCCTGCGATGCGACTAGTGGGCAGATTGCGGCCGGGTCCTGATGCCGGGGCAATGTCGGTGGTCACTGCTTCACTGTGGGTATGTCGAAGTCGCCCGCACCGCCACTGATGGCTGGTCCTTGGCCTGACTTGGAAGAGTTCGACGACCTCGACACGACCCCCGAGGACGAGTCCCGGCAGCACCTGAACCGACTCGCCGACCGGCTCCTCGACACCAAACGCGCCGAGGCCGCCGCGGCCGCCGACCGGTACAAGGTCGTGGATCAGTTCCGCCGCGAATGGGAGTCCTCCTCCGCGTCGAAAGCGTCCCTCGCGGGCATGCGGGTGAGGGCGATGCGCGCCGAACTCGCCGCCGCCCTCGGACTGTCCGAGCGCACCATCGAATCATTGATCGGCCGCGCCAAAGCGTTGACCACCGACCTTCCCTCGACCCTGATCGCGCTGCAGCGCGGGCAGGTGTCGGATCGGCAGGTGCAGGTCATCGTCGACGAAGCCGCCGGCCTCACCCCCGACGAAACAGCCGTGTTCGAGGCGGCGATCCTCCCCGAAGCCACAGCCTTGTCGGGTCCGAAGTTCGCCCGGAAGGCCCGCACCCTCCGCGAGCACCTCCGCGCAGTGGACCTCACCCAACGACACGCCACCGCGGCCGAGTTCCGCGACCTCGGCCTAGCCGGGCAACGGGACGGCATGGCCGATCTGCTCCTGCACGGCCCGGCTCAGCACTCGGTCGCGATCTACAGCCGGGTCGATCAGATCGCCCGCACCCTTACCGACCCGGAGGACAACCGCACCCTGGCGCAGAAACGCGCCGATGTGTTCATCGCCCTGCTCCTCGACCCCGGTGCCGTGTTCCCGTCCACCGACACCGACGCGGAAAAGGGGCCGCGGCAGCCGGTCTTGCACCGGGGTGTCCGGCCCAACGTGAACGTCACCGTCCCCGCACTGTCCATCCTCGGCAAGTCCGACGAACCCGCGAACCTCGAAGGCTACGGGCCGATCTCGGTCGACACCGCCCGGGAACTCGCCGGGGCGGCGACCGGGTTCCACCGCATCCTCACCCACCCGGAGACCGGCGTGATCCTCTCCTTCGGGCGCGACAAGTACGAAGTTCCCGCCGAGCTGAA from Herbiconiux sp. L3-i23 encodes:
- a CDS encoding uracil-DNA glycosylase family protein, with the translated sequence MDAFGRLRDEVAAHPSNAWATALGWRPLFVADPAARVLIISQAPGRLAQESGIPWNDPSGRLLRSWMGVTDDEFYDPRNVAVLPMDFYFPGKGTSGDLPPRRDFAQLWHPPLLELLTEVRLTILIGSYAQRRYLAGRAGPTLTDNVRAAPSLLPLFPIVHPSPLARGWRTRNPWFADETVPLLRAQVREALDGWP
- a CDS encoding HNH endonuclease signature motif containing protein — translated: MEEFDDLDTTPEDESRQHLNRLADRLLDTKRAEAAAAADRYKVVDQFRREWESSSASKASLAGMRVRAMRAELAAALGLSERTIESLIGRAKALTTDLPSTLIALQRGQVSDRQVQVIVDEAAGLTPDETAVFEAAILPEATALSGPKFARKARTLREHLRAVDLTQRHATAAEFRDLGLAGQRDGMADLLLHGPAQHSVAIYSRVDQIARTLTDPEDNRTLAQKRADVFIALLLDPGAVFPSTDTDAEKGPRQPVLHRGVRPNVNVTVPALSILGKSDEPANLEGYGPISVDTARELAGAATGFHRILTHPETGVILSFGRDKYEVPAELKRFLRARDETCRFVGCNRPAVASDLDHTVAWEDGGGTNVWNLGCLCKGHHRLKHNTAWVVTQARDGTGDYTWTSPLGRDYTTKPAIRIGAGVITQTAWLDNDPPPF